A portion of the Calothrix sp. 336/3 genome contains these proteins:
- a CDS encoding GDP-L-fucose synthase: MNALDLQDKRILVTGGAGFLGRQVIEQLCKAGAQQEKITVTRSRDCDLRILENCHRAVDQQDIVIHLAAHVGGIGLNREKPAELFYDNLMMGTQLIHAAYQAGVEKFVCVGTICAYPKFTPVPFKEDDIWNGYPEETNAPYGVAKKALLVQLQAYRQQYGFNGIYLLPVNLYGPEDNFDPRSSHVIPALIRKVQEAQARGDKQIPVWGDGSPTREFLYSEDAARGIVMGTQFFNGEEPVNLGTGYEISIRDLIHLICELMEYDGEIVWETNQPNGQPRRCLDTERAKQAFGFTAQIDFRQGLKNTIDWWRNHAN, encoded by the coding sequence ATGAACGCCTTAGATTTGCAGGATAAACGAATTCTCGTAACTGGTGGTGCGGGGTTTTTAGGTCGTCAAGTCATTGAGCAGTTGTGTAAAGCTGGGGCACAACAGGAGAAAATTACAGTGACGCGATCGCGCGATTGTGATTTACGCATCTTAGAAAATTGTCATCGCGCTGTTGACCAGCAAGATATTGTGATTCACCTGGCTGCACACGTTGGTGGTATTGGTTTGAACCGAGAAAAACCAGCTGAATTATTCTACGACAATTTGATGATGGGTACTCAGCTAATTCATGCTGCTTACCAAGCTGGAGTAGAAAAATTTGTCTGTGTGGGTACTATTTGCGCCTATCCCAAATTTACTCCGGTTCCTTTCAAGGAAGATGATATTTGGAATGGTTATCCAGAGGAAACCAATGCACCCTATGGTGTGGCGAAGAAAGCTCTGTTGGTTCAACTGCAAGCCTATCGTCAACAGTACGGTTTTAATGGGATTTATTTATTACCAGTAAATCTTTACGGACCAGAGGATAATTTTGACCCCAGAAGTTCCCACGTAATTCCCGCCTTGATTCGTAAGGTTCAGGAAGCCCAAGCCAGGGGTGACAAACAAATTCCTGTGTGGGGTGATGGTAGTCCCACCCGTGAATTCCTGTATTCTGAGGATGCCGCACGGGGTATTGTCATGGGTACTCAATTCTTCAATGGTGAGGAACCTGTAAATTTAGGCACGGGTTATGAAATTTCTATCCGTGATTTGATTCATCTAATTTGTGAGTTGATGGAGTATGACGGTGAAATAGTTTGGGAAACTAATCAACCGAATGGTCAACCCCGTCGTTGTTTGGATACAGAGCGAGCAAAACAAGCTTTTGGTTTCACTGCTCAAATTGACTTTCGTCAAGGTTTGAAAAATACTATTGATTGGTGGCGTAATCACGCTAATTAG
- the gmd gene encoding GDP-mannose 4,6-dehydratase, with amino-acid sequence MTQNKRALITGITGQDGSYLSEFLLEQGYEVHGIIRRTSTFNTDRIDHIYEDPHKDGVRLFLHYGDLTDGTTLRRILEEVQPTEIYNLGAQSHVRVSFDSPEYTVDAVGMGTLRLLEAIRDYQHRTGIQVRFYQAGSSEMYGLVQAVPQSETTPFYPRSPYACAKVYAHWQTVNYRESYGMFACNGILFNHESPRRGETFVTRKITMAVARILAGKQKKLYMGNLDAKRDWGYAKDYVRAMWMMLQQNQPDDYVVATGETHTVREFLELAFSYVNLNWQDYVEFDERYLRPAEVDLLIGDATKARQKMGWTPSVTFQQLVALMVEADLQAVGLTSPNASVAKVIQDNAMIRQELGALHF; translated from the coding sequence ATGACGCAAAATAAACGAGCGCTGATTACTGGTATTACCGGACAAGATGGGTCCTATTTAAGTGAGTTTTTATTAGAACAGGGATACGAAGTTCATGGTATTATTCGCCGAACTTCCACCTTCAATACAGATCGCATTGACCACATCTATGAAGATCCTCACAAAGATGGAGTGCGGTTATTCCTCCATTATGGTGATTTGACAGACGGTACTACACTACGTCGGATTTTAGAAGAAGTTCAACCAACAGAAATCTACAATTTAGGCGCTCAATCCCACGTTAGAGTCAGTTTTGATTCTCCCGAATATACAGTAGATGCGGTGGGAATGGGTACACTCAGACTCTTAGAAGCAATCCGTGACTATCAACATCGGACTGGAATTCAGGTACGTTTTTACCAAGCGGGTTCTTCTGAAATGTACGGTTTAGTACAAGCTGTACCCCAGAGTGAGACTACACCTTTCTATCCTCGTAGCCCCTATGCCTGTGCCAAAGTATATGCCCATTGGCAAACGGTAAATTACCGTGAATCCTACGGGATGTTTGCTTGTAATGGTATTTTATTCAACCATGAATCTCCCCGACGTGGGGAAACTTTTGTTACCCGCAAGATTACTATGGCTGTGGCTCGCATTCTGGCAGGTAAGCAGAAGAAGCTGTACATGGGTAACCTGGATGCCAAGAGAGACTGGGGTTATGCTAAGGACTATGTGCGAGCCATGTGGATGATGTTGCAGCAAAATCAACCGGATGATTATGTAGTTGCAACGGGGGAAACTCACACTGTGCGTGAGTTTTTGGAATTAGCTTTTAGCTATGTAAATTTGAATTGGCAAGACTACGTCGAATTTGATGAACGCTATCTGCGTCCTGCGGAAGTTGATTTGTTAATTGGGGATGCAACAAAAGCTCGCCAGAAAATGGGTTGGACACCTTCAGTGACTTTCCAACAACTGGTAGCTTTAATGGTGGAAGCTGATTTACAAGCAGTGGGTTTAACCTCTCCTAACGCAAGTGTGGCTAAGGTAATTCAAGATAACGCGATGATTCGCCAAGAATTGGGGGCATTGCATTTTTAG
- a CDS encoding sugar transferase has translation MTAQSSLLSGKRSRSASRRRRHLETSTSVSEVRVQPTESGIPDLEGSRTLFTGKQRSPKTKPRGSSFEGINGEFAKRLFDIVFSLVVLVLFSPVYLVLAFLIALSSEGPIFYVQERVGKNYKPFNCIKFRTMVSNADEVLSQMMETSPHLRREFELTFKLKQDPRITRIGKFLRITSLDEFPQFWNVLKGDMSVVGPRPLVAEELPKYGYHIDQILTIRPGITGLWQVSGRNDIPYPRRVQIDLHYAKFRNFWLDLWIVFKTIRVVIVPKDNGAY, from the coding sequence ATGACTGCCCAGAGCTCACTCCTCTCCGGCAAGCGATCGCGGAGTGCGTCTCGTAGGAGACGACATTTAGAAACTAGTACCTCCGTCTCGGAAGTCAGGGTACAACCGACTGAGAGTGGTATACCTGATCTCGAAGGTTCCCGTACTCTCTTTACAGGTAAACAGCGATCGCCAAAAACCAAACCCAGAGGTTCATCCTTCGAGGGTATTAACGGAGAGTTTGCCAAACGTCTATTTGATATTGTGTTTTCACTAGTTGTGCTGGTTTTGTTTTCCCCAGTCTATTTAGTTTTGGCGTTCTTAATTGCTTTGAGTTCAGAAGGTCCAATTTTTTACGTCCAAGAAAGAGTGGGAAAAAACTATAAACCCTTCAATTGCATCAAATTTCGCACCATGGTGAGCAATGCAGATGAAGTCCTTTCACAAATGATGGAAACATCGCCCCATCTGCGACGAGAATTTGAGTTAACTTTTAAACTCAAACAAGACCCACGCATCACTCGCATCGGTAAATTTTTACGCATTACCAGTCTGGATGAATTTCCTCAGTTCTGGAATGTTTTGAAAGGGGATATGAGCGTTGTTGGTCCTCGTCCCCTAGTTGCGGAAGAATTACCCAAATATGGCTATCATATCGACCAAATTCTCACTATTCGCCCTGGAATTACGGGACTGTGGCAAGTATCCGGTCGCAATGATATACCCTATCCTCGCAGAGTGCAAATTGACCTCCATTACGCTAAATTTAGGAACTTCTGGCTGGATTTGTGGATTGTCTTCAAGACAATTCGCGTTGTGATTGTACCTAAGGACAACGGAGCTTACTGA
- a CDS encoding glycosyltransferase: MSGKYALVHEWLTPKATGGSELVVREILNHVDADLYALIDFESTNPDSYLYQRPIGTTFLQHFPGARNGVQKYLPLMPLAVEQLDLRQYDVILSSSHAVAKGVITTPNQVHICYCHSPMRYAWELTFDYLRYSQLGRGVPGWATRYLLHQLRQWDVISANRVDYFIANSEYTARRIWRCYRRPAQVIYPPVQIADFPFSSQKEDFYLTVSRLVSYKQVSLIVRAFNQLQKPLVIIGTGDEMQQIRKMAKSNIKILGWQPDDVVKKYMANAKGFVYAAREDFGIALVEAQACGTPVIAYGDGGASETVRDIRTWGSTGTGILFAEQTEAALMAAIQTWEKCQGQFVPEYGRSHAMQFSPQAFAQRYLDFVDICREKKTKSWDIKAEFC; this comes from the coding sequence GTGTCTGGGAAATATGCTTTGGTACATGAGTGGCTAACACCGAAAGCTACCGGCGGTTCAGAACTAGTTGTCCGCGAAATTCTGAATCATGTCGATGCTGATTTATATGCCCTGATTGATTTTGAATCCACAAATCCAGACAGTTATTTATACCAGCGTCCCATTGGCACAACTTTCCTGCAACACTTTCCTGGGGCAAGAAATGGTGTGCAAAAATATTTACCCTTAATGCCTTTGGCAGTTGAACAATTGGATTTGCGACAATATGACGTGATTTTATCCTCATCCCACGCTGTTGCGAAAGGAGTGATAACTACTCCCAATCAGGTTCATATTTGCTACTGCCATAGTCCCATGCGTTATGCCTGGGAATTAACCTTTGATTATTTACGCTACAGTCAGCTAGGTCGTGGTGTGCCAGGATGGGCAACACGTTACCTATTGCATCAGCTACGGCAATGGGACGTGATCAGTGCCAATCGTGTAGATTATTTCATTGCGAATTCTGAGTATACCGCCAGACGCATCTGGCGTTGTTATCGTCGCCCAGCCCAGGTAATCTATCCACCAGTACAAATTGCGGATTTCCCCTTTTCTTCCCAAAAAGAAGATTTCTACTTGACTGTTTCCCGGTTAGTCAGTTACAAGCAAGTATCTTTAATTGTCCGAGCTTTTAACCAACTTCAAAAACCCTTAGTAATTATTGGTACAGGAGACGAAATGCAGCAAATCCGCAAAATGGCGAAATCAAATATCAAAATACTGGGATGGCAACCAGATGATGTGGTAAAAAAATATATGGCTAATGCTAAGGGTTTTGTCTATGCTGCCCGTGAAGACTTTGGGATTGCTCTAGTTGAAGCTCAGGCTTGTGGGACTCCAGTCATTGCCTATGGGGATGGTGGTGCATCGGAAACAGTGCGCGATATTCGGACTTGGGGCAGTACTGGTACAGGTATTCTCTTTGCGGAACAAACGGAGGCAGCATTAATGGCAGCGATTCAAACCTGGGAAAAATGTCAAGGGCAATTTGTGCCAGAGTATGGGCGATCGCACGCGATGCAATTTTCGCCTCAAGCTTTTGCCCAACGCTATCTAGATTTTGTCGATATTTGTAGAGAAAAAAAGACAAAATCTTGGGATATTAAGGCTGAATTTTGCTAG
- a CDS encoding NAD-dependent epimerase/dehydratase family protein gives MRILVMGGTRFIGVYLTKLLVAAGHDVVLFNRGNRSLPVAGVGQIIGDRTDAAQLKATLATEKFDAIFDNNGRELGDSQPLAEIFQSSVQHFVYMSSAGVYLKSDQMPHKEGDAVDPKSRHKGKFETEAFLQASGVPFTAIRPTYIYGPQNYNDLEAWFFDRIVRDRPVPIPGNGAHFTQFGHVQDLAQAMCQVLGNTRAIGQIYNVSGEKYITFDGLARACAAAVGKSPEDVKIVHYDPKKFDFGKRKAFPMRVQHFFADIHKAMTELSWQPKYDLVSGLQDSFHNDYLPSGRDQQEIDFSVDEEILQAVS, from the coding sequence ATGCGAATTTTGGTCATGGGTGGTACACGCTTTATCGGCGTTTATTTAACTAAGCTATTAGTGGCTGCGGGACATGATGTTGTACTGTTTAATCGGGGCAATCGTTCTCTACCTGTGGCAGGGGTGGGGCAAATTATTGGCGATCGCACTGATGCTGCCCAACTCAAAGCTACTTTAGCTACGGAAAAATTTGATGCTATTTTTGATAATAATGGGCGAGAACTGGGTGATAGCCAACCCCTGGCGGAAATCTTCCAGAGTTCTGTCCAGCATTTTGTCTATATGAGTTCGGCGGGGGTTTACCTCAAATCTGACCAAATGCCCCACAAGGAAGGGGATGCTGTAGATCCCAAAAGTCGTCACAAGGGTAAATTTGAAACGGAGGCTTTTTTACAAGCATCAGGAGTTCCTTTCACTGCCATTCGTCCGACTTATATCTATGGACCCCAGAATTATAATGATTTAGAAGCTTGGTTTTTTGACCGGATTGTCCGCGATCGCCCCGTGCCAATTCCCGGTAATGGTGCCCATTTTACCCAATTTGGACATGTTCAAGACCTGGCGCAGGCAATGTGCCAAGTATTGGGGAATACCAGAGCTATCGGGCAAATTTATAATGTGTCGGGTGAAAAGTATATCACCTTCGATGGTTTAGCCCGTGCCTGTGCTGCTGCCGTCGGTAAATCCCCGGAGGATGTGAAAATTGTACATTACGACCCGAAAAAGTTTGATTTCGGTAAGCGCAAAGCTTTCCCTATGCGGGTACAACACTTCTTTGCCGATATCCACAAAGCCATGACAGAACTAAGTTGGCAACCGAAATATGATTTAGTCTCTGGTTTACAAGACTCCTTCCACAATGACTATTTACCCTCTGGCAGAGATCAGCAGGAAATAGACTTTTCCGTGGATGAGGAAATTCTCCAAGCTGTGAGTTAG
- the pgsA gene encoding CDP-diacylglycerol--glycerol-3-phosphate 3-phosphatidyltransferase, with protein MTIPNWISFSRLLGIPFILYGLQNPTESSRWVCVAIFLVASLTDWLDGYLARKLNQVSELGKFLDPLVDKLLVLAPLLSLIELGKIPAWGVFIILGRELAIAGWRVNQSTISGANIWGKLKTVSQIVAIALLIAPLPATWHLATIVAFWVAVAFTVVSGVIYLIPSGENV; from the coding sequence ATGACTATTCCCAATTGGATTTCCTTTTCCCGACTTTTAGGTATACCCTTTATCCTGTACGGTTTACAGAATCCCACAGAATCAAGTAGATGGGTATGTGTGGCAATTTTTCTAGTTGCTTCTTTAACTGACTGGTTAGATGGTTATCTAGCCCGCAAACTCAATCAAGTCAGTGAGTTGGGCAAATTTCTTGACCCCTTGGTAGATAAATTATTGGTACTAGCGCCCCTACTTTCCCTGATTGAGCTAGGAAAAATCCCAGCCTGGGGAGTATTTATTATCCTCGGGAGAGAATTGGCGATCGCGGGTTGGCGGGTAAATCAAAGCACAATATCCGGGGCAAATATTTGGGGCAAACTCAAAACCGTCAGTCAAATCGTGGCGATCGCCCTGTTAATTGCTCCCCTCCCTGCAACATGGCACCTAGCTACAATTGTTGCTTTCTGGGTAGCAGTGGCTTTCACAGTGGTATCTGGGGTGATATATCTCATCCCATCAGGGGAAAATGTTTGA
- a CDS encoding aspartate ammonia-lyase, with protein sequence MSDSAFRIERDSMGDRQIPSHVYYGIQTLRATENFPISGIKPLDTYVDACLLIKKATAIVNGELDCIPADISQAIAQAADEILAGKLREQFVVDVYQAGAGTSHHMNVNEVLANRALEILGDVKGNYKRVNPNDHVNYGQSTNDVIPTAIRIGGLLALTHTLHPALETAISALEAKAEEFQTIIKSGRTHLQDAVPIRLGETFRAFAHILSEHQNRIYTASGDLMVLGLGGSATGTGLNTHPQYRARVVEKLAELLNCPLEPATHLMAAMQSMAPFVNVSGALRNLAQDLAKISHDLRLMDSGPKTGFKEIQLPPVQPGSSIMPGKYNPVMAEMTSMVCFQVMGYDSAIALAAQAGQLELNVMMPLIAYNLIHSIEILGKTISALSERCITGITANQERCLTYAEGSLALVTALNTHIGYLNAAAVAKESLETGKSLRQIVLEKGLMTEIELNQVLNLEQMSLITPLSYSDGKSD encoded by the coding sequence ATGTCTGACTCTGCATTCCGCATTGAACGCGATTCCATGGGCGATCGCCAAATCCCTAGTCATGTTTATTACGGGATTCAAACCCTAAGAGCTACGGAAAACTTCCCCATTAGTGGGATTAAGCCCCTAGATACTTACGTAGATGCCTGTCTGTTAATTAAAAAAGCGACAGCGATTGTGAATGGCGAGTTAGATTGTATTCCCGCAGATATCAGTCAGGCGATCGCCCAAGCAGCAGATGAAATTCTCGCAGGTAAGCTGCGTGAACAGTTTGTCGTGGATGTTTACCAAGCGGGTGCAGGAACATCCCACCACATGAATGTTAACGAGGTTCTGGCAAATCGTGCCTTAGAAATTCTGGGTGACGTGAAGGGCAATTACAAGCGGGTTAATCCCAATGATCATGTCAATTATGGTCAGTCTACCAACGATGTTATCCCCACAGCCATTCGTATCGGTGGTTTACTCGCCCTCACCCATACCCTCCACCCCGCTCTGGAAACAGCTATTTCTGCCCTGGAAGCCAAAGCTGAGGAATTTCAAACTATCATCAAATCTGGTAGAACTCACCTCCAAGATGCCGTACCCATCCGCTTAGGGGAAACCTTTCGGGCTTTTGCCCACATTCTCAGCGAGCATCAAAACCGCATCTATACAGCTTCCGGGGATTTGATGGTACTGGGTTTAGGGGGTAGCGCCACGGGTACAGGGTTAAACACCCATCCCCAATATCGCGCCCGTGTGGTAGAAAAATTAGCAGAGTTACTAAACTGTCCCCTAGAACCTGCAACCCACCTGATGGCAGCAATGCAAAGTATGGCTCCCTTTGTCAACGTTTCTGGAGCATTGCGGAATTTGGCTCAAGATTTGGCTAAAATCTCCCATGACTTGCGGTTAATGGATTCAGGTCCTAAAACTGGTTTTAAGGAAATTCAACTGCCACCAGTACAACCAGGCTCCTCTATTATGCCAGGGAAATACAACCCAGTGATGGCAGAGATGACATCCATGGTGTGCTTTCAGGTGATGGGTTACGACAGCGCGATCGCCCTTGCAGCACAGGCAGGACAGTTAGAATTAAATGTGATGATGCCCCTAATTGCCTATAATTTGATTCACAGTATCGAAATTTTGGGTAAGACAATTTCTGCCCTCTCAGAACGTTGCATCACAGGTATCACAGCTAATCAAGAAAGATGTCTGACATACGCAGAAGGTAGTTTAGCTCTGGTGACAGCTTTAAATACCCACATCGGTTATCTCAACGCTGCTGCTGTTGCCAAGGAATCCCTAGAAACAGGTAAATCCCTGCGACAGATAGTACTAGAAAAAGGCTTAATGACTGAAATAGAACTCAATCAAGTTCTGAACCTGGAACAAATGAGCCTGATTACACCTCTATCATACTCAGACGGCAAATCGGATTAA